The DNA sequence TCTGCCTTCCCCATAGGTGTTCGTATTTTTTGGAGCAGCCAGTGCTGCCATTTCCACGAACCTCCCTGGACATGTCTTGGGGCCTTCCCCAGCTGGCACCTATATTTCCAAAGTGCTCCGACATGAACTTCTGTACACAGGGCTGAAATGTGCTGGAGGTGACAATCTAAGGACACCTTGAGCAATGAGCATTTCACACCGAAGCGTCAGGCCAGACCGGGCTAGCCAGGGATCGGTCCCTCTCCTGAACTTCCCAAGGTCCGGGCTTTTGTCCCGTTAGCATTTAAGTCACCGCAGAGGCCAGGGAGtcggggcggggagggggcgggaggggggCGGGGCGCGGGTGTGGACTCCGCCCCGGGGGCGGGGCGGGTCGGGGtcccggcgggcgggcgggcgggcacTCGGCGGCCACGGCGCGATGGAGGCGCCGGCCGAGCTGCTGGCTGCGCTACCCGCGCTGGTCACCGTGCTAGCGCTGCTGCTGGCCTGGCTGCTGGTGCGGCGCGGGGCGGCCGCGAGCCCGGGGCCCCCGGAGCCTGCGCCCCGGGCCGAGGCCAGCGGGACCCCCGCGCCGCTCGACCCCTGCGCCACGGAGTCAGCGGTCGCGTCCGAGGGCCCGGAGGAGCCCGCTGGACCCGGGGAGCCCGAGGTGGCGCCGGCCGAGGCGGAGGAGCAGGCGGCGGAGGCGAGGCAGGTACGCACACGCGCCCCTCCCCAACCGGGGGCGCCCTGGCCTCTTGGTGGCTTCGCAGGCCCTgtcgtccccccacccccacccccgcagaCCCAAGGAAACGGAGCCCCAGGAAGAGCAGAGGCCAAGGCCGGCCGGAAACGAGGGTCCGGCGCGCTACGTCGCAGCCCCACGGACTCGCCATCGTCCGGCAGAAAGTGGCGCCGAGCCCCGAGCGGGTTGGGGCGCGCTcgtttcctcccctcctccccccgcaCCGCTGGGCGCTCCCGGCCTCCCTGCAGCGCTCGGCATTTTGCTCCGCGCCCACCGGTTCCCAAATCCACGCGCACGTGGCTTACAGCAAGGTCTGCGGCGGAGTTTGGCTTGCTGTTGAAAATTCAGTACTTCTGGGGGCTGAGGTGTAGGAAAGCTTTTTTAAGTCAACTTGAAACCCGGATTCCCGAGTCAATGTAGCCGTTTTGTGAGGCCCATAGGATGGGACTAGAAGAAAAGGCACTGAAACATTGTAACCATTTTATTGTCCTTTCAAAGCTGCCTGTGGGCTTTGGCACAGCCACCAGCCCCACCCCCTGGGATACTGTCCCAGAGTATCGCAGTGAAAGGTGCTTGAAGAACCGCTCCTGCAGCCAGTGGATATCCCCGACccctcttccccatctctgccccAAGCCCACTCCTGTGCTGGTCACAGCTGGGCCTTGACCACACTGTCTGCTTGGGATGGTTCTCACCCACTCATCCTGTCTTTGAGACACGTCTCTTTAGATTGGAAACCGGCTTGCCCCTGCCATACCCGGACTTAACCACCTTTGGCTAGCCAGGCCATCACTGGGCTCAGTGGGACTGAAACACTTTGTTCTTATTCCTCAGCTCCTTTGCGTGGATGGGGAGGACAGCCAGGACAGGGAACCAGGGTTCCCTGTCAGCATGTCTGCGATCGCCCACTCTGTCTGTCCTTTGCTGGACACAATGGTttacaagagagagagaagcctgtggaggaggggagaggaggaggctgggagaTGAGCTCAGAGGCATTTCTCTTTGCTGAGTAAGTGTGCCAGAACCCCTCTGAGCAGGTGCTTTGCTTGAGAAGTGAGTGACTAATTGTGTCATTAGTGTGGCTTCTGAGCAGCCCTGAGGAGGGCTGTGGTGTTCACTAGGAGGAAGGAGTGCCCTGCGGTCCTCGCTGGGAGGCCCACAGAACTCACCTGGTGAATAGCAGTGGGGTTTGGATATGGGCTAATGTGCTAGGTTTGGTCCTGTGTTTGGGATTCCTGCCCCACTTGAGGTCTCATGGGAACAGGAGAGACAGCTGGGCTTTTCTCAGGTGGCTTTGTTCCCGCACTGGGCCTTTATCACTCAGCAGCAGGTTCTACACTGAAGTCTGAGAGGTCTTTTAATGGTTCACAGGCTTATCTTGATGCTTTGGGGTTCAACTCTTCTTAACTTTCTACAAGACTGTTGAGCTGTCAACACACGTGATAACTATGTAATGGGGTCCATAGTGTTGCTGAAATAGGGGGGCCCTCACATAATTTGCCTGTGTCTGGGTGGACGTACATTCTCTGAGGACATGGGATGCTTCGAAGGACAGGTACAATATGGGGAGTTCACGTCCCCATGGAGCTGAAGCCAGCTTTCTCAGCAAACCCACCCAACAGGAGAATTCAAAAGTCACTTTCCTCACCTGGAGGTCAGGCTGGGCCCTTCCCCGTGGGCTCAGAGACCAACCCTTCTGAGCTGCCCGGTTCCATCAACTCTTGTTACtgtgcagaaggccctgagtcAGGGCTGTGGGAGATAACAGATGTCTTTGTGCCCTCTCTACCCTTCCCAGTGGTAGAATTGTGGGAAGAAGAAGCTGCTTAGCAATTGTCTTGAAATAGacttgggaaaagaaaataataataataattaatattatttagaaaaagaaaaaaaaattttttgtggtactagggcttgaactcagggccttcacttgaaccactccaccagccctatttttgtgatgggtttttttcgagacagagtctcgaactatttgcctgggctggctctgcacctccatcctcctgatctctgcctcctgagtagctaggaggaggcgtgagccaccggcaacaaaaataaattaaaagaaaaaagaaggtagaCTTGGAgcattttcaagtgttttcttcTAAAGATCACTGGCCCAAGCTGGAAGGCCAGGCAGAAAGAAGGTCCCCTGGGGAAATGAGGGTGATGCCCACAGCCAGCCTCCTTCACTGTCCCTGAGAGAAAGGCAGCAGCCAGGGAGGAGGGCAAGCCCCACCTGCTGTGTGTGCGGAAGTCACGGCCCCTGGGAGCCTCACTTAACTcgcctctccctcccttcctccctccctccctccctccctcttcattTTCCATTAACCGCTTCCCTTCTAATCCCATCCCCTTCTTTCCCAGCCAGGCCTGGGCCTTCTGGGGCAGCTGCTGCCTCAGACTCACAAAGCTGGTTATTAAGAAGGAGCTGGAGCCCAGGAAGGCGGCCTCCAGCTGCTGCTGTAGATCACTGGGCAGCATCCCCTGGGTGCTGGGTGCCAAGGGCAAAGTGGTGGGAAGGGGCCATTTGGGGGCTGAGGCCCTGAGAGCCAACTGAAGGAATGGGGATGAGATCAGAGAGGGGTGGGGGCTGCAGGGCcagcttctcctctctcctcccctccccaccccttcccttcctttccagcTCAGCACAGATAGGGCAGGGATCTG is a window from the Castor canadensis chromosome 11, mCasCan1.hap1v2, whole genome shotgun sequence genome containing:
- the Mxra7 gene encoding matrix-remodeling-associated protein 7 translates to MEAPAELLAALPALVTVLALLLAWLLVRRGAAASPGPPEPAPRAEASGTPAPLDPCATESAVASEGPEEPAGPGEPEVAPAEAEEQAAEARQEEEQDSDSERGPPPAGPEEEDGEAFNFKYSPGQLRGDQYRKMMTKEELEEEQRVQKEQLAAIFKLMKDNKETFGEMSDGDMQEQLRLYDM